The following coding sequences are from one Ruminococcus flavefaciens AE3010 window:
- a CDS encoding serine/threonine-protein kinase, with protein MNIDVIIEDVLQQIPQPLWENWYIKGRIGSGGFSVVYRVEAERTKRVDVAALKIEPILPDERFADDEERSLLFLKQKRAEIEEESAIMYKLRNCPNIVSYEEETVKEFIKNGKLSGYIFLIRMELLQNVYEIMTSRQLNTDEANVIRLAKEIGNGLKAAHDIGVIHRDVKPSNFFISKNRTYKLGDFNIAKQTSYTRSFAGTEGYIAPEVYSAKSGYASAYSAQADIYSLGICLYQFMNNGLFPFEDTVLTEEAIDKRMSGEELPPPSNASDSFSKIILKACAYEADTRYANMSEMLADLDKLNAPKVDAYVSGSGFAATKSPATVYAGNTSYSAGNETKYADSSAFMQTQAVEASRNSRKKTIITVSVIIALIVVLGGLLFFAASISKDKKHDDKAVFSEVTGTSLTTVTTPLTTDESTLDATTATTSATSRSTSTAETTTTEIITTTATPVYGTGWDFEGDYDLDGDGVSEHIEVYKDKLINYNMNNGARYRIYKSTDNFKDISIPIEKTDKHCDYLVFDANTNQYMLCHIRLEEITGLESYNILSLTSKFYADIAQINDTCDNYNNITSDEYSRYGQDGSILGKFKNSYYINGQNYNQPAALNYLNNLHVIYTLGGMDYWNSMMSLANN; from the coding sequence ATGAACATCGATGTTATTATTGAAGATGTGTTACAACAAATCCCACAGCCGTTGTGGGAAAACTGGTACATAAAAGGGCGAATAGGCTCAGGTGGTTTCAGTGTGGTATACCGTGTTGAAGCTGAAAGAACCAAACGTGTAGATGTGGCTGCTCTGAAAATCGAGCCTATTCTCCCTGATGAACGCTTTGCTGACGATGAGGAGCGCAGTTTATTGTTTCTTAAACAGAAGCGTGCAGAAATTGAAGAAGAATCCGCGATAATGTATAAGCTCAGGAACTGTCCCAATATTGTCAGCTATGAAGAGGAAACCGTTAAAGAATTCATAAAAAACGGGAAGCTTTCAGGATATATCTTCCTCATAAGAATGGAGCTTTTGCAGAATGTCTATGAAATAATGACATCAAGGCAGCTCAACACAGATGAAGCAAATGTAATCCGACTTGCGAAAGAAATAGGAAACGGACTTAAAGCAGCTCACGATATCGGTGTTATCCATCGTGACGTTAAACCGTCCAACTTCTTTATTTCAAAGAACAGAACGTACAAGCTCGGAGATTTCAACATTGCAAAGCAGACTTCATACACTCGTTCCTTTGCTGGAACTGAGGGATATATTGCTCCGGAGGTTTATTCAGCTAAGTCAGGTTATGCTTCGGCTTATTCTGCTCAGGCAGATATTTATTCACTGGGAATCTGTCTTTATCAGTTTATGAACAACGGGCTTTTCCCATTCGAGGATACGGTTTTAACTGAAGAAGCAATAGATAAACGTATGAGCGGTGAGGAACTGCCGCCGCCTTCTAATGCAAGCGATTCTTTTTCAAAAATAATACTAAAGGCTTGTGCATATGAAGCTGATACCAGATATGCCAATATGAGCGAAATGCTTGCTGACCTGGACAAACTGAATGCTCCGAAGGTCGATGCATATGTCAGCGGTTCAGGCTTTGCTGCGACTAAATCTCCGGCAACGGTTTACGCAGGAAACACAAGCTATTCAGCAGGCAATGAAACAAAGTACGCGGACAGTTCTGCCTTTATGCAAACACAGGCGGTTGAAGCAAGCAGAAACTCACGCAAGAAAACTATCATTACAGTTTCAGTAATAATTGCATTGATAGTTGTTCTTGGAGGACTTCTATTTTTCGCGGCTAGTATTTCGAAAGATAAAAAGCATGACGACAAAGCGGTTTTTTCTGAGGTTACTGGTACATCGTTGACAACAGTAACCACTCCTTTAACAACCGATGAATCAACATTGGATGCGACTACGGCAACTACTTCCGCAACATCTAGATCAACTTCAACAGCAGAGACAACTACAACTGAAATTATAACTACTACGGCAACTCCAGTTTATGGTACTGGCTGGGATTTCGAAGGTGATTATGACTTAGATGGCGATGGTGTTTCTGAGCATATTGAAGTGTACAAGGATAAACTTATAAATTACAATATGAATAATGGTGCACGATATAGGATTTATAAAAGCACAGATAATTTCAAAGATATCTCAATTCCTATTGAGAAAACAGATAAACATTGTGATTATTTAGTATTTGATGCGAATACAAATCAATATATGCTATGCCATATTCGTTTAGAAGAGATCACAGGGTTGGAATCATATAACATACTGAGTCTGACTTCAAAATTTTATGCTGATATAGCACAGATAAATGATACATGTGACAATTATAATAATATCACTTCAGATGAATATTCAAGATACGGACAAGACGGAAGTATTCTTGGGAAGTTTAAAAACTCGTATTATATTAATGGACAAAACTATAATCAACCAGCTGCTTTGAATTATCTTAATAACTTGCATGTTATCTATACACTTGGCGGAATGGATTATTGGAATAGTATGATGAGTTTGGCAAACAACTAA
- a CDS encoding serine/threonine protein kinase, which produces MDINKVIDEAISQLPQPLWESWSIKEKIGSGSFSVVYRVEAKRASRIDTAALKIEPIIPDERIALNDERCASFLKQKKADIEEETSIMYKLKGCPNVVSYEEEDIKEFLRDGKLAGYIFLIRMELLQNIYDLMNSRQLNTNESNVIRLAKEIGNGLKAAHDIGVIHRDVKPSNFFISENGTYKLGDFNIAKQTSYTRSFAGTEGYIAPEVYSAKSGNASAYSAQADIYSLGICLYQLMNKGLFPFEDTENTETAIDRRMRGEQLPPPKNASADFSRIILKACAFAPEDRYFNMSEMLADLDKLNATKADAYVSGAGFAAPKSTATVYAGNTSYSAGNETKYADSSVYMQSQAAEASRSSRKKTIITVSAIIALIAVLGGLLFFAAKSLNDKSSDKESSTSAIEAVVSVETTTISSIQTAAATTETTTTTTTKDPNEFVGIINTESDDLSVRAAPSFDSEILGTISKGTEIKAYYLDDNKDWFKVEYEEKGLSGYSCSHYIINKDKPDEVVPHDWLEATYTSPKKCSVCGATEGVPLTVPDQNEYSFNYDNTLFDGTTSVPIYGKFSLKNVVYADIDSDGIEEAIAEYSGEYSGEGFSMLQGYNVFLQDQIRIYDNGELVESYTNKMSMSGSDYYGLMEDKNTGEKFIGYCHIPRNAGAFQLSELYPDKSTLLYFDEKSYSHPMSEEINNKYTVLVGEGFKTYLSY; this is translated from the coding sequence ATGGATATTAATAAAGTCATTGATGAAGCAATCAGTCAGCTACCTCAGCCGTTATGGGAGAGCTGGTCTATAAAAGAGAAGATAGGCTCTGGTAGTTTCAGTGTGGTATACCGTGTAGAAGCGAAAAGAGCAAGTCGAATTGATACAGCTGCATTAAAAATAGAACCAATTATTCCTGATGAACGCATAGCATTAAATGATGAGCGTTGTGCCTCCTTCTTGAAACAGAAAAAAGCTGACATTGAAGAAGAAACTTCAATAATGTATAAGCTCAAAGGCTGTCCAAATGTGGTGAGCTATGAGGAAGAAGATATCAAGGAGTTCCTCCGTGATGGAAAGCTTGCAGGCTACATATTCCTCATCAGAATGGAGCTCCTGCAGAATATTTATGACCTTATGAACTCGCGGCAGCTTAACACAAATGAATCAAATGTAATCCGACTTGCAAAAGAAATAGGAAACGGACTTAAAGCTGCTCACGATATTGGTGTTATCCACCGTGACGTGAAGCCTTCAAACTTTTTCATTTCAGAAAACGGGACATACAAGCTCGGAGATTTCAACATTGCCAAGCAGACTTCATATACACGTTCATTTGCGGGAACTGAAGGATATATTGCTCCCGAGGTTTATTCAGCAAAGTCTGGAAATGCGTCAGCATATTCCGCTCAGGCAGATATTTATTCACTTGGAATCTGTCTTTATCAGCTGATGAATAAAGGACTGTTCCCGTTTGAGGACACAGAGAACACCGAAACTGCCATAGACAGGCGTATGCGTGGAGAACAGCTCCCACCTCCGAAAAATGCAAGTGCAGATTTTTCTCGAATAATCCTAAAGGCGTGTGCGTTTGCTCCTGAGGACAGATATTTCAATATGAGTGAAATGCTTGCGGATCTGGACAAGCTGAACGCTACGAAGGCCGATGCGTATGTCAGCGGTGCAGGCTTTGCTGCGCCAAAATCCACAGCAACGGTTTACGCAGGAAATACGAGCTATTCAGCAGGTAATGAAACCAAGTACGCGGACAGTTCTGTCTATATGCAGTCGCAGGCAGCTGAAGCGAGCAGGAGTTCACGCAAAAAGACTATTATTACAGTTTCGGCAATTATTGCTCTGATAGCCGTTCTTGGCGGACTTCTCTTTTTCGCGGCAAAGAGCCTGAATGATAAAAGCTCTGATAAAGAATCTAGCACCTCTGCTATTGAAGCAGTTGTTTCTGTAGAAACAACTACAATTTCTTCAATTCAAACGGCTGCTGCAACAACAGAAACTACTACAACTACTACAACAAAGGATCCGAATGAATTTGTAGGAATAATAAATACTGAATCCGATGACCTCTCTGTCAGAGCTGCTCCGTCCTTTGATTCAGAAATACTGGGAACAATTTCCAAAGGCACAGAAATAAAGGCATATTATCTTGACGACAATAAAGACTGGTTCAAGGTCGAATATGAAGAAAAGGGACTTAGCGGCTATTCTTGTTCTCATTATATCATCAACAAAGATAAGCCTGATGAAGTCGTTCCTCATGATTGGTTGGAAGCAACATATACTTCACCAAAGAAGTGCAGTGTATGTGGTGCGACTGAAGGAGTTCCTTTAACCGTTCCAGATCAAAATGAGTATTCATTCAATTATGACAATACTCTTTTCGATGGGACTACCAGTGTGCCAATATATGGTAAGTTTTCACTTAAAAATGTTGTTTATGCAGATATTGATTCTGATGGAATTGAAGAAGCGATAGCAGAATATAGTGGTGAGTACTCCGGTGAAGGATTTAGCATGTTACAAGGCTATAACGTTTTTTTGCAAGACCAGATTAGAATTTATGATAATGGAGAACTTGTTGAGAGTTATACAAACAAGATGAGTATGTCCGGAAGCGATTATTACGGTCTGATGGAAGATAAAAATACAGGTGAAAAGTTTATCGGATATTGCCATATTCCAAGAAATGCAGGTGCGTTTCAATTGTCTGAATTATATCCAGATAAATCAACGCTCTTATACTTTGATGAAAAATCATATAGCCATCCAATGTCTGAAGAAATCAATAATAAGTACACTGTACTTGTAGGCGAAGGTTTCAAAACATATTTATCATACTGA
- a CDS encoding PP2C family protein-serine/threonine phosphatase, whose translation MVFDFLKKKSRNEEDNSQNNHSVILVSVSTNPGRIREENEDNFFVTGIGYKTSKSASFNININADFISFFSVFDGMGGEAYGEEASRIAAETLKEFADKLSGKKAKKINLKEFIERYISVANSRICDMIIQNRCKRSGCTMALVVIVNGAVYTFSVGDSRIYRISAGAIEQISEDQTLAVKKLKANIYNEEEARTSSDAHKLTSYIGSDDRGVGVSFHSYAPFPLSNSVLLLCSDGLTDMCTDKEILDTIYADSVSPSASLVKEAIKNGGEDNVTCVVINY comes from the coding sequence ATGGTGTTCGACTTTTTAAAAAAGAAATCGCGGAACGAAGAGGATAACTCACAAAACAATCATAGTGTTATCTTAGTTTCAGTATCTACAAATCCAGGAAGAATTCGAGAAGAAAACGAGGATAATTTTTTTGTTACGGGCATTGGTTATAAGACGAGCAAGTCCGCCTCATTTAACATAAATATCAACGCTGATTTCATAAGCTTTTTTTCGGTTTTTGACGGAATGGGCGGCGAGGCATATGGTGAAGAAGCGTCAAGGATAGCAGCTGAAACATTAAAAGAATTTGCTGATAAGCTCAGTGGCAAAAAAGCAAAAAAGATAAACCTAAAGGAATTCATTGAGCGATATATATCTGTTGCAAACAGTCGCATATGCGATATGATAATCCAAAACAGATGTAAAAGAAGTGGCTGTACTATGGCGTTGGTAGTTATCGTTAACGGAGCAGTATACACGTTCAGTGTGGGAGACAGTCGTATCTATCGCATTTCAGCGGGAGCAATAGAACAAATATCTGAAGATCAGACATTGGCTGTAAAAAAACTTAAAGCCAATATCTATAATGAAGAAGAGGCGCGTACGAGTTCCGATGCTCACAAGCTGACATCATACATCGGCTCTGATGATCGAGGTGTTGGCGTTTCATTCCATTCTTATGCACCTTTTCCTTTGTCAAATTCTGTACTGCTATTATGCAGCGACGGATTGACAGATATGTGCACGGACAAAGAAATACTTGATACAATATATGCCGACTCAGTTTCTCCATCCGCTTCCCTTGTTAAAGAAGCAATAAAAAACGGCGGCGAAGATAATGTAACGTGCGTTGTCATAAATTATTAA